A genomic stretch from Vibrio cortegadensis includes:
- the fdhF gene encoding formate dehydrogenase subunit alpha encodes MVQIVIDGKHRIAEQGQTLLEAAKVCGVDIPSLCGLNKTADKVPCDLCVVEVESGGTKRSCEIEVYNGLNVITQSKALSAHRKKALNRIMTDHYADCEAPCKTACPAGVDIQSYLFHIAQNDHQKAIEVIKRTLPMPLSIGRVCPAFCETECRRGLVDDSIAIRQLKRHAADADLAAQESYTPPKKADKNKRVAIVGSGPGGLTTGYFLSNEGYSVTVFESMPQAGGWLRYGIPEYRLPKSILDKEIELMCRNGMVIECNKKLGVDFTLSSLSEDYDAVCLAVGASQAVEMNYTGSELDGCYLGVDYLKDYVTEQTYTTGKKVAIIGGGNTAIDCARTAVRDGADTTLIYRRTRDEMPAEDYEIEEAEHEGVKFHFLTNPVENMSDDNGRVKEVRLERMKLGPADASGRRSPKPTGEFFTEAFDTVVAAVSQKPDLSFMDNESLEIPLTRWNTADANPETMHSGTGNIFSIGDFRRGPATAVEAVGDGRIAAEAMDRFFNGDMENIPVTPFNSRKEKKLKQIDPLQFENLQKVARKIMPELTAEQRAQSFDEVETGFDNADAIAEAARCLECGCQANTDCDLRDYSTEYGAVQTFDHAIDIQSNYYWQENRCKESRQKFEVDSSSEFVIFDANRCISCGQCVQACRDQSVHGILSFMTNKDGTPASRPECRPNFGANKTLMGDSNCVQCGACIQACPTGAMTDARDRSQGRTETLKAVDTICTYCGVGCKLTMYVDEQRNKIQYVEGANSPVNEGMLCVKGRFGFDFIADDNRLTTPLIRKDGWLQPASWDEAITLVAEKFSAIKNGFGGNALAGFSSAKTTNEDNYAFQKFIRRELGTNNVDHCARLCHASTVTGLEASLGSGAMTNDIPSIKHSDVIFIIGSDTTAAHPIIGSHIKQAVRHHGARLIVADPKRIDISDHAELYLAHRPGTDVMLINGVMQQIIKHGWYDQEYIEDRVDGFDTLLQEVMSPSYALDKVELVTGVKADDIFAMARLIGTAERTAVYYSMGITQHTTGHDNVRSIANLQLLCGNIGIEGGGINPLRGQSNVQGACDMGALPNNYPGYQKVYNPLVRQKFAMEWNAPNLPIESGLTLTEIIDAACKREVRGMYVMGENPVLSDPNQAHVIEGLEALDFLVVQDIFLTETAQYADVVLPSCSFAEKGGHFTNTERRVQRINPAVKPPGEAKEDWVIIQSIANAMGGEWNYQHVSDITDEIARVTPQYGGLRWENITIDGIQWPSNKNNPEGTRIMHQTQFTRGRGQMEAIPFRYAAELPDDEFPLVLTTGRVLEQFHTGTMTRKTKGLNNLAGPRAMISVADAEALGIKNGQPLRVSTRRGSIEIDAFVTKRMQKGVVFIPFHFVESPVNRLTTTATDPHAKIPEFKVAAVKVEVLEMQPH; translated from the coding sequence ATGGTTCAAATAGTTATCGATGGTAAACATAGAATTGCCGAACAAGGGCAAACTTTACTCGAAGCAGCCAAAGTCTGTGGTGTCGACATTCCATCTTTATGCGGACTCAATAAAACGGCGGATAAAGTGCCCTGCGATCTTTGTGTCGTAGAAGTGGAAAGTGGCGGAACAAAACGTTCATGTGAGATTGAAGTCTATAATGGGCTCAATGTAATTACTCAATCTAAGGCTCTGAGCGCTCACCGAAAGAAAGCGCTAAACCGTATCATGACGGATCACTATGCAGATTGCGAAGCACCCTGTAAAACCGCCTGCCCTGCGGGTGTCGATATTCAATCATACCTATTCCATATCGCACAAAACGATCACCAAAAAGCAATCGAGGTCATCAAACGCACTCTTCCTATGCCTCTCTCAATTGGCCGCGTTTGTCCTGCTTTTTGTGAAACCGAATGTCGTCGAGGTTTAGTGGATGATTCCATCGCAATTCGACAACTTAAGCGACATGCCGCAGATGCCGATTTAGCCGCCCAAGAGAGCTATACACCACCGAAGAAAGCCGACAAAAATAAACGTGTGGCTATTGTGGGTAGTGGCCCTGGCGGATTAACCACGGGCTATTTTCTATCAAATGAAGGTTATTCAGTCACTGTATTTGAATCCATGCCTCAAGCGGGTGGTTGGCTGCGTTATGGCATTCCAGAATACCGCTTACCTAAAAGCATTCTCGATAAAGAGATAGAATTAATGTGCCGCAATGGCATGGTGATTGAGTGCAACAAAAAACTTGGTGTTGATTTTACCTTATCAAGTTTGAGTGAAGATTATGATGCCGTTTGTCTCGCGGTTGGTGCATCTCAAGCGGTAGAGATGAATTACACCGGAAGCGAACTTGATGGTTGTTATCTTGGTGTTGACTACCTAAAAGATTATGTAACTGAACAAACTTATACTACGGGTAAAAAAGTCGCCATTATTGGAGGTGGTAATACTGCAATTGACTGCGCAAGAACGGCAGTACGTGATGGCGCAGACACTACACTCATCTACCGTCGAACTCGCGATGAAATGCCTGCTGAAGATTACGAAATTGAAGAAGCAGAACATGAAGGGGTGAAATTTCACTTTTTAACCAACCCCGTCGAAAACATGAGCGACGACAATGGCCGTGTCAAAGAAGTTCGATTAGAGCGCATGAAGCTTGGTCCAGCAGACGCATCTGGCAGACGCAGTCCAAAACCGACAGGTGAATTTTTCACAGAAGCTTTTGATACGGTGGTTGCGGCAGTATCACAAAAGCCAGACCTGAGCTTTATGGATAACGAATCACTCGAAATTCCATTAACTCGCTGGAATACGGCGGACGCGAATCCGGAAACAATGCATAGCGGAACGGGCAACATATTCAGTATTGGTGATTTTCGTCGTGGCCCAGCCACCGCAGTCGAAGCCGTTGGTGATGGACGTATCGCAGCCGAAGCCATGGATCGCTTCTTCAATGGTGACATGGAAAATATCCCTGTTACTCCATTTAATTCACGTAAAGAGAAGAAGCTTAAGCAAATAGATCCGCTGCAATTTGAGAATCTACAAAAAGTCGCGCGTAAAATCATGCCGGAGCTCACCGCAGAACAGCGCGCACAGAGTTTTGATGAAGTAGAGACTGGCTTTGATAATGCTGATGCAATCGCTGAAGCAGCACGATGCTTAGAGTGTGGTTGCCAAGCCAATACTGATTGTGACCTTCGTGATTATTCGACCGAATATGGCGCAGTACAAACTTTCGACCATGCTATCGACATTCAATCGAACTACTACTGGCAAGAGAATCGCTGCAAAGAATCGCGTCAAAAATTCGAAGTCGATAGCAGTTCAGAATTTGTGATTTTCGATGCAAACCGCTGCATCAGTTGTGGTCAATGTGTACAAGCATGTCGAGATCAATCGGTGCACGGCATTCTAAGCTTTATGACCAATAAAGATGGAACGCCCGCTTCTCGTCCTGAATGCCGTCCAAACTTTGGGGCAAATAAAACCTTAATGGGTGATTCTAACTGTGTTCAGTGTGGCGCTTGCATTCAAGCTTGCCCAACAGGCGCAATGACCGATGCTCGTGATCGTTCTCAAGGCCGAACCGAAACATTAAAAGCGGTTGATACGATCTGCACTTATTGTGGTGTCGGCTGTAAACTCACCATGTATGTGGACGAGCAACGCAATAAAATTCAGTATGTTGAAGGGGCAAACTCTCCAGTAAACGAAGGCATGTTGTGTGTTAAAGGACGCTTTGGCTTCGACTTTATCGCCGATGACAACCGCTTAACCACGCCGCTCATCAGAAAAGATGGCTGGTTACAGCCTGCGAGTTGGGATGAGGCAATTACACTCGTCGCAGAGAAATTCAGTGCCATCAAAAATGGATTTGGCGGTAATGCCCTAGCTGGCTTCTCATCTGCCAAAACAACCAACGAAGATAACTATGCCTTCCAAAAGTTCATTCGTCGTGAGCTTGGAACGAACAATGTGGACCACTGTGCTCGGTTGTGTCACGCCTCAACCGTAACTGGCCTCGAAGCCTCGCTAGGAAGTGGCGCAATGACCAATGATATTCCAAGTATTAAACACTCGGATGTCATTTTCATCATTGGTTCAGATACCACTGCCGCTCACCCTATCATTGGGTCGCACATTAAACAGGCAGTGCGTCATCATGGAGCGCGATTGATCGTTGCAGATCCAAAACGTATTGATATTTCAGACCACGCGGAATTGTATCTAGCACACCGCCCCGGTACTGATGTGATGCTGATTAACGGGGTCATGCAGCAAATTATCAAACACGGTTGGTACGACCAAGAGTACATTGAAGATCGCGTCGATGGTTTTGATACCTTGCTGCAAGAGGTCATGTCACCTAGCTACGCTCTGGATAAAGTAGAGCTAGTGACAGGCGTTAAGGCAGACGATATTTTCGCAATGGCTCGTTTAATTGGTACTGCGGAACGCACCGCAGTTTACTACTCAATGGGGATCACTCAACATACAACAGGACACGATAACGTTCGTTCTATCGCTAACTTACAACTTCTTTGCGGTAATATCGGAATTGAAGGCGGTGGTATTAACCCATTACGCGGTCAGTCGAATGTTCAAGGTGCTTGTGACATGGGGGCTTTACCGAATAACTATCCGGGCTATCAGAAAGTATATAACCCATTAGTTCGCCAAAAATTTGCAATGGAATGGAACGCTCCAAACCTTCCTATCGAGTCTGGCTTAACCTTAACTGAAATTATTGACGCCGCATGTAAGCGTGAAGTGCGCGGTATGTACGTTATGGGTGAAAACCCGGTGTTGAGTGACCCTAACCAAGCGCACGTTATTGAGGGATTAGAAGCGTTAGATTTCTTGGTGGTACAAGATATTTTCTTAACTGAAACCGCTCAGTATGCGGATGTGGTCCTGCCCTCTTGCTCTTTTGCAGAAAAAGGCGGCCATTTTACCAATACCGAACGTCGAGTTCAGCGTATTAATCCTGCCGTAAAACCACCTGGCGAAGCAAAAGAGGACTGGGTGATCATCCAATCTATTGCTAATGCTATGGGCGGCGAATGGAATTACCAACACGTTTCAGATATTACAGACGAGATTGCCCGCGTAACACCACAATACGGCGGGTTACGTTGGGAGAACATCACCATTGATGGGATCCAATGGCCGAGTAACAAAAACAACCCTGAAGGCACTCGTATTATGCACCAAACTCAGTTTACTCGTGGGCGGGGTCAAATGGAGGCGATTCCATTCAGGTATGCTGCAGAACTGCCTGACGACGAATTCCCTCTTGTGCTTACAACAGGTCGCGTACTTGAACAGTTCCATACCGGCACGATGACTCGTAAAACAAAAGGACTGAACAACCTAGCCGGTCCACGTGCGATGATCAGTGTTGCTGATGCCGAAGCCCTTGGAATCAAGAACGGTCAACCACTAAGAGTATCGACTCGACGTGGTTCTATCGAAATTGATGCTTTTGTGACAAAACGAATGCAAAAAGGGGTGGTGTTTATTCCATTCCACTTTGTTGAGTCTCCTGTAAATAGACTTACAACCACCGCCACGGATCCTCATGCGAAGATCCCTGAGTTTAAAGTTGCAGCAGTGAAAGTCGAAGTGTTGGAGATGCAGCCACACTAA